One Formosa agariphila KMM 3901 genomic window, AATCTATTTGATAGCAGTACCACGTACCTTCATGATAGGCTAAATCACCCGCCCAAGTACCAAAAGAATAACCATTCATTCGATCCCAATTGTATTCTGGTGCCCAAGACAAACTATTAAACACATGCCCTACGTTTGTCCAGTTTACCATGTCCTTAGACTCTAAAATGGGCATTCCAGGTGACATATGTTGTTTGGATGTAATCATATAATAGGTATCTCCCACTTGCTCAATATCAGAATCTGGATAATCGGCATTTAAAATGGGGTTTATATAAGTGCCATCACCTTGGTCTCCCCAGCTTCCTGTTTGCGCTTTGGCTATTTCTTTTGAAGGTGTCGCTTGTTTTTTTTCGGGCTCTGAATTGCAAGCTAAAAGGCTTAAAACTGAAATTAAAGTGAGTGCTCTACAAGCATTTAAATACATTATCTTTTTCATTTATCTTTTATTGTATAGAATTTTATACTTACCAGAACCCAAAATGACATTTGAGCCCTGTAAGGTTACAGATTTAGTGTTTTTTTGTAAATTTTGAAATGTCTTTCCATTAATGATTAAAGATTCTAATTCCGCTTGATTTAAAACTAAATTAGCTTCAGTGTTAAAAGGTATTTCTAAGGTCATCGATAATTTGCCTTCTTCAAAGCTCCAATCGTTTTTAATGTCCCCGTAAGGTGTTGGTACGCTAACTTTAGTTTGGGTAATTTGACTTGGAAATTCTGGGTTCACAATAAATTGCTTATATCCTGCTTCCTTTGTACTTGATTTAATGCCCCCTAAAGATTCGAAGAAGTAAGCCGAAAACCCACTGTGCATAGGGTGATTTAAAGAATTGGTTGGCCCTTCCATGGTTTCCCATTCAAATTGGCGTTCTGGCCATGTGGTAAAACCAGAGTTCATGATATAAGTTTGACTAGGAAAATCTGGCGTTGTTAAAATCCTATAAGCCAAATCGGCTTTTCCATATTTAGACAATACAGTATATATGTATCGGTTACCATGAATACCTGTAGAATGATGACCACCTTTAACTTCTACAATATCATACTCCAAACCATTTACCACGTTTTCGATTTCTTCCTCTGGAACCATACCAAATTGTAAAGCCTGAACTGTGGCGGTTTGACTTTGATACCACTTGAAATCCGTATTTGGAATTTCAACTAAAAAAGCTTTATTAAAGGCGTCTTTTAAGGCTTCTTTTTCGGCTTTCATTTCCGATTGAAATGCACCATCGTTATTCATTTTTGCAAAGGTTTCCATAATGCCTAATACATCATAGAAGTAAGCGTTAGCTGAAATTATTGGATCACATTCCATAGCTTCTGGGTTGGTTCTTCTATCCCAACGTGGCGGACACCAATCGCCCATACCATCTTGCATAATGCCATTTTCACCTTTAAAATTGAGGTAAAAGTTGGTTAAATCTTTCATTTCTGGGTAGTACTCATTTACGATAGCATCGTCGCCGTAATATAAATAGTTGTACCAAGGCAAATACATGGTGGCAACACCCCAATCTATTTTTGCGTAAGAAGAAGTACGTTTTCCTGGCGCAATCATGGTAGGCACTTGAAATTTTAGCTCCGGATTGTTATGCCCTTTAGTAGGGAGCATCTGTGTGCGGATATCTTCCATATACTTTTTATAGAAATCGTACATGTCGTAATTATATAGTGCATATTCACAAAAAGCGTGGGCATCACCCAACCAACCACATTTTTCGCGATGCGGGCAATCTTCAGGAATACCATGAACATTATCAACAATAGTCCATTTACTAATATTATGCATCTTGTTGAATAAATCATCGGAACACTCAAAGCTACCCGTTTCCTGAATATCGGTAGCGACCAAAACCGCCTTAATCATATCTGCATCTGGTTTTGTAGAAACACCTTTAATCTTAGCATACCTAAATCCGTGATAACTGAATTTTGGTTCCCAAGATTCTTGACCATCTCCTTTGCAGATGTACTGATAAATTTGTGCCATCCCATTGGCGCCACCTCCTGTAGATCCTGGAAAAATGTCTCTACCGTTGGTTAATAATGCTTCGGTGGTGATGACTTCAATTAACTGTCCTTCTTTTTCACTTACATTAAGTTTTACCCAACCAGCAATGTTTTGTCCGAAATCAACTATCCATTCTCCATCAGAACCCTTAAATACATTTTGAGGCTCATAATCTTGTAGTTTTTTTATTGCTGGAATTTGTTGTGCACTTATGTTCTTTATTTCTGGAGCCGTTTCTTTGGCAAACCCCCAAGAACTATCATCATAATTAGTACTTGTCCAATCACCTAATTCAAATCTGGCATCATAAGTATCACCACCATAAATATTATTAAAAACAATAGGTCCTGTTGACTCCTTCCAAGTTTCATCTGAAAAAAACTCTGATTCAGTTCCATCTTTATATTTTAGCTTTAATAAAACCCGAACTGTTGGTGGTCCATACGCTAAATCTCGATCTGATTCCGGATCATTTTTCCAAGAAATATTTTGTCCGTAAAACCCATTTCCCAATATAATTCCTAAGGCATTTTCACCAGAATTTAACTGTTCTGTAATGTCGTAATTCACATAATACGCTTGTTTATCGTAATTAGAAGGTGCAGGATCCAAGACATGATCACCCACTTTTTCTCCATTTAAAAAGAATTCGTAATAACCTAAACCACAAATGTAAACTTGTGCATTATCGACTTCCTTATTAAGGTTGATTTTATTTCTAAAATAACTAGCAGCAAAACCATCAACTTGGATTGGTTGTTCCATACGTCCAGTCTTGTATTCTCGAAACCGATATTCTGAAGTTCTAGTATCATTAGTTAAAGTAATCCATTTAGCTTCTCCCCAATTACTTTCGTCCAGTAACCCCATTTGAAAATATTGTGGTTCCGACCAATTAGATTCTTGATTAGACTTATCCCAAACCTTAACTTTCCAATAATATCTAGTTGCTGCTTTTAACTCTTTTCCTTCATATTTTACAAAAGTTGATTTTGAACTTTCTACTTTATTAGAATTCCAAACATCTGCATGAGTTTCATCTAGTTTATCTAAACTTGAAGCCACTAATATATGATATGCAGATTGCGATTTACCAAATCCTTCAGCTTTTATAATCCATGAAAAAAGCGGGGATTCACTTTCAATTGCAATGGGGTTACTTTTGGCATTAAGCAAAACCTTGTCAAAATCTAATGATGTTTGTAACTTTTGTTCCTCCTTACATGAGAAACAAAAAACGGCTAATAGTAAAAGGGAAAATAAAAGTTTATTGTATTTCATCTTAATTTTGTGTGTTCTATAATTATCGTTAAACAGATAAGTGATTTAATTATGCATAATCTTTTACCATTTTTACATCTAAAACATATTGTTAATTTTATTTAAAAAGCGCATATAGTCATAATAGCTTCCATTGTAGGTAATAGGTTAAATTAATACCTCTCTTTGAGAATAGCCATGTGAAGCAACGCAACAATTAAACAAAAGTTTTTTTGACATTTTATCTTGAACTCTTTGTATGTTTTAAAAATAAAATTATCCGTTTATATTTCTATCCTGTTTTACCGTGGTTAGCCATAAAACATCATATAGCAAAGCATTATAAAAGGACAAAAATTGAAACGTTTTAAACAATAACATCTAGTTTTTGGAGAAAATGATATAGTTATAAAAATTAATTAAATGAATAGGTTATTAAGGATAATTAACGTTCACTAACAACTAGTCTAAATTAGATATTAAACTACAGAAACAATTAGCACCAATTCTTTTATATGTGTTTCAAAAAATAGTTCTATAGGTAAAGCTTCTAATCCAGGAACCATGTTAAACGTTCTAGTTCCAGAATATTCTTTAAGTTTTAAAGGCACATTGGCTTTTATAGTAACTACTCCTCCTGGTTTACTAATCTTGATTTCATGTTCATTTACAAACTCTACTTTCTCTTTTTCCGGAGATGCTATTGGTAACACAAACGCTGTAGGCTCCAAAATATCTTGTTGTGTTGAAACTTTTATAGTCAGTCCTTCTTTTGCACAACTGTATGTTAAATGAAATTCTGAAGCCGTACCCGAAACCATTTTTCTAGACTCATTTTTTAGTTTAACAACAGAAGCTAAATTAATAACCTCTTTAGTGTCTATTGCCTCTAGATTAGCCGTTAAATCATAAAGATTCGTGTACCACTGGTCCTCTTTAAATGTTTCTATTCGGGGCGTTAAGGCAATATCCTTACCTGGTTGAGGCTGCTGATTGTAGGGTTCTACCATATTGTAAACGGCCATACTAGCCGCACATAACAAACCTACTTTATTATGATACAGGATGCCTAAACTTCCTCCTGTTGCTTGTCTATAATCTTTTTTATAATGGTATTCGGCATCGTAGGCACTTACCGTTCCTCTCCAATCGCCCCGAGAAAAAAGCAATACATCTAAATCTTTAAAGTGTTTTATACCATTGGCTGTTACTCTAGGTAAAGCCGTAGTTTTATTTATTTCTGGTAAATGTTTCCAATGATCTAACAAGGCTGCCAAGGGTTTGGCATGAGTGAATGTATGATGCACACAAGGCGGAATACCTGCCGAAATATAATGCGGACCGCCATGCAGCAATCCATTTGCTGTGCATTGCTTTAAAAGCTCCGTATTTTTTACGGCTGCAGTACCAAAAGCAGGATTAATATGTGCCATCATTGCAAATGCCGGTTGACTACCATCGCAAGTTCTGCTGCCCCAATAGGTCCATTTATACATTCGGTTACCCCAGCTATTATCCCATCCACCATCGGGCAACATAAATTCTAAATGGCTATTTAAGGATTTGGTTACTATTTGTAATAAGGCTTGGTCATCATT contains:
- a CDS encoding alpha-L-rhamnosidase, coding for MKYNKLLFSLLLLAVFCFSCKEEQKLQTSLDFDKVLLNAKSNPIAIESESPLFSWIIKAEGFGKSQSAYHILVASSLDKLDETHADVWNSNKVESSKSTFVKYEGKELKAATRYYWKVKVWDKSNQESNWSEPQYFQMGLLDESNWGEAKWITLTNDTRTSEYRFREYKTGRMEQPIQVDGFAASYFRNKINLNKEVDNAQVYICGLGYYEFFLNGEKVGDHVLDPAPSNYDKQAYYVNYDITEQLNSGENALGIILGNGFYGQNISWKNDPESDRDLAYGPPTVRVLLKLKYKDGTESEFFSDETWKESTGPIVFNNIYGGDTYDARFELGDWTSTNYDDSSWGFAKETAPEIKNISAQQIPAIKKLQDYEPQNVFKGSDGEWIVDFGQNIAGWVKLNVSEKEGQLIEVITTEALLTNGRDIFPGSTGGGANGMAQIYQYICKGDGQESWEPKFSYHGFRYAKIKGVSTKPDADMIKAVLVATDIQETGSFECSDDLFNKMHNISKWTIVDNVHGIPEDCPHREKCGWLGDAHAFCEYALYNYDMYDFYKKYMEDIRTQMLPTKGHNNPELKFQVPTMIAPGKRTSSYAKIDWGVATMYLPWYNYLYYGDDAIVNEYYPEMKDLTNFYLNFKGENGIMQDGMGDWCPPRWDRRTNPEAMECDPIISANAYFYDVLGIMETFAKMNNDGAFQSEMKAEKEALKDAFNKAFLVEIPNTDFKWYQSQTATVQALQFGMVPEEEIENVVNGLEYDIVEVKGGHHSTGIHGNRYIYTVLSKYGKADLAYRILTTPDFPSQTYIMNSGFTTWPERQFEWETMEGPTNSLNHPMHSGFSAYFFESLGGIKSSTKEAGYKQFIVNPEFPSQITQTKVSVPTPYGDIKNDWSFEEGKLSMTLEIPFNTEANLVLNQAELESLIINGKTFQNLQKNTKSVTLQGSNVILGSGKYKILYNKR